One stretch of Saccharopolyspora erythraea DNA includes these proteins:
- a CDS encoding ABC transporter permease encodes MAVLSERSAVLEAERAPSPRRRRFAVPLALNAVSVLLGVGLWWALAALGVGIPAPPEVAGKAGEMIADGTLLQDTSASLARVLAGFALGTALAIVLGFLMGWYGLVRSLTEPWVQFFRTIPPLAIIPLAIVLMGIGEVPKIFVIFLAAFLACVISTLQGVVTVDRTLINAARVLGAGDATIFRRVVVPASSPFILVGMRVGLGSAWATLVAAELIAAQEGLGYRMQNAQLYYDLPTIFVSLITIGILGLVMDRLLLLAERKLTGWQERP; translated from the coding sequence ATGGCCGTCCTCAGCGAGCGCAGCGCGGTGCTGGAAGCCGAACGCGCCCCTTCACCGCGACGCCGCCGGTTCGCGGTGCCGTTGGCGCTCAACGCGGTGTCGGTCCTGCTCGGCGTCGGGCTGTGGTGGGCGCTGGCGGCGCTGGGGGTCGGGATCCCGGCGCCACCGGAAGTGGCGGGCAAGGCCGGGGAGATGATCGCGGACGGCACGCTGTTGCAGGACACCTCGGCCAGCCTCGCCCGGGTCCTCGCGGGCTTCGCGCTGGGCACGGCGCTGGCCATCGTGCTCGGCTTCCTCATGGGCTGGTACGGGCTCGTGCGAAGCCTGACCGAGCCGTGGGTGCAGTTCTTCCGCACCATTCCGCCGCTGGCGATCATCCCCCTCGCGATCGTGCTGATGGGCATCGGCGAGGTGCCGAAGATCTTCGTGATCTTCCTGGCCGCCTTCCTCGCCTGCGTCATCTCGACGCTGCAGGGGGTGGTCACCGTGGACCGGACGCTGATCAACGCCGCGCGGGTGCTCGGCGCGGGCGACGCGACGATCTTCCGCCGGGTGGTCGTTCCGGCGTCGTCACCGTTCATCCTGGTCGGAATGCGCGTCGGGCTCGGCTCGGCGTGGGCGACGCTGGTGGCCGCGGAGCTCATCGCGGCGCAGGAAGGCCTCGGCTACCGCATGCAGAACGCCCAGCTCTACTACGACCTCCCGACGATTTTCGTCAGCCTGATCACGATCGGGATCCTCGGCCTGGTCATGGACCGGCTGCTCCTGCTCGCCGAACGCAAGCTGACCGGATGGCAGGAGCGGCCGTGA
- a CDS encoding ABC transporter ATP-binding protein, giving the protein MNARTTHTSRPAKIAVTGVTKTFTLGRDRFVALDDVSLDIADNEFVTVVGPSGCGKSTLMNILAGLEEPTAGSALVDGVPVDGPGPDRGVIFQQYALFPWLSVRRNVEFGLKIAGVPKRERRERADYFIDVVGLTDFADVLPKALSGGMRQRCAIARAYAVDPEILLMDEPFGALDALTRVKLQEQLLRAWGRERRTVLFITHDVDEAVFLANRVVVMASRPGRIFDVVEVDLPYPRTEEVRLSPEFTALRNRVWNSVYHQEPGPASATAPSTAD; this is encoded by the coding sequence GTGAACGCCCGGACCACCCACACCTCGCGGCCCGCGAAGATCGCGGTGACCGGCGTGACCAAGACCTTCACCCTCGGGCGGGACCGGTTCGTCGCGCTCGACGACGTCTCGCTGGACATCGCCGACAACGAGTTCGTCACGGTCGTCGGCCCGTCCGGGTGCGGCAAGAGCACCCTGATGAACATCCTCGCCGGGCTGGAGGAGCCGACCGCGGGCAGCGCACTCGTCGACGGTGTCCCGGTCGACGGCCCCGGCCCGGACCGCGGGGTGATCTTCCAGCAGTACGCCCTGTTCCCCTGGCTGAGCGTGCGCAGGAACGTCGAGTTCGGCCTGAAGATCGCCGGCGTGCCGAAGAGGGAGCGGCGCGAGCGGGCGGACTACTTCATCGACGTCGTCGGGCTCACCGACTTCGCCGACGTGCTGCCGAAAGCCCTCTCCGGTGGCATGCGCCAGCGGTGCGCGATCGCCCGCGCCTACGCCGTGGACCCCGAGATCCTGCTGATGGACGAGCCTTTCGGCGCGCTGGACGCCCTCACCAGGGTCAAGCTCCAGGAGCAGTTGCTGCGGGCGTGGGGCAGGGAACGGCGCACGGTCCTGTTCATCACCCATGACGTCGACGAGGCCGTGTTCCTGGCCAACCGGGTGGTCGTCATGGCGTCCCGGCCGGGACGCATCTTCGACGTCGTCGAGGTCGACCTGCCCTACCCGCGCACCGAGGAGGTCCGGCTCAGCCCGGAGTTCACCGCCCTGCGCAACCGCGTGTGGAACTCGGTCTACCACCAGGAACCCGGCCCCGCGAGCGCCACCGCGCCGTCGACGGCGGACTGA
- a CDS encoding aliphatic sulfonate ABC transporter substrate-binding protein, with amino-acid sequence MAIRKRLLGALFAGLVGAAALTGCGSGSGPAAADEVRFGYIGDFNGASLLAVAEDQGLWAKHGLEAETSVFTNGPLQIQALGSGDLDFGYIGPGAMWLPASGQAKVVALNTLGNADRVIAQPGTATIADLRGKTIGVPQGTSGEMILDLALRQAGLTKNDVRVVPMDASTIVSAFSARRIDAAGFWYPAIATIKKQVPDLVELAKNSDFAGQVEFPTAFVAGNDVVAGQADKARKVIAVLRDAMAYRSANPDQTIRLTAKLLKVDEAQVRADAANVKVLGVEDLDRMTGDGTIERWMSGMDGYFTGTGQLKQSVGPANYYTGDLFTSAGRP; translated from the coding sequence ATGGCCATCAGGAAGCGGCTGCTCGGCGCGCTGTTCGCCGGGCTCGTGGGCGCCGCCGCGCTGACCGGGTGCGGCAGCGGATCCGGCCCGGCGGCGGCCGACGAGGTCCGGTTCGGCTACATCGGCGACTTCAACGGCGCGAGCCTGCTCGCCGTCGCCGAGGACCAGGGCCTGTGGGCGAAGCACGGGCTGGAGGCCGAGACCAGCGTGTTCACCAACGGCCCGCTGCAGATCCAGGCGCTGGGCAGCGGCGACCTCGACTTCGGCTACATCGGCCCGGGGGCGATGTGGCTGCCGGCCTCCGGCCAGGCCAAGGTGGTCGCGCTCAACACCCTCGGCAACGCGGACCGGGTCATCGCCCAGCCCGGCACGGCCACCATCGCCGATCTCAGGGGCAAGACGATCGGCGTTCCCCAGGGCACGTCCGGGGAGATGATCCTCGACCTCGCACTCCGGCAGGCGGGGCTGACGAAGAACGACGTCAGGGTGGTTCCCATGGACGCCTCGACGATCGTGTCGGCGTTCTCCGCGAGGAGGATCGACGCGGCCGGGTTCTGGTACCCCGCGATCGCCACGATCAAGAAGCAGGTGCCCGACCTGGTCGAACTGGCGAAGAACTCCGACTTCGCCGGCCAGGTCGAGTTCCCGACGGCGTTCGTCGCGGGCAACGACGTCGTGGCCGGGCAGGCGGACAAGGCCAGGAAGGTGATCGCCGTGCTCCGCGACGCGATGGCGTACCGGTCGGCCAACCCCGACCAGACCATCAGGCTCACCGCGAAACTGCTCAAGGTCGACGAGGCCCAGGTGAGAGCGGACGCGGCCAACGTGAAGGTCCTCGGCGTCGAGGACCTCGACCGGATGACCGGCGACGGGACCATCGAGCGGTGGATGTCCGGGATGGACGGCTACTTCACCGGGACCGGCCAGCTCAAGCAGAGCGTCGGGCCCGCGAACTACTACACCGGCGACCTGTTCACCTCGGCGGGCCGGCCATGA
- a CDS encoding sulfatase-like hydrolase/transferase, which yields MKQPNILFLMTDQHRADTLGAYGNTQARTPNLDELASTGTRFDRWYTPTAICTPARASLLTGKAPFRHKLLANYERNVGYIEDLPDGQFTFSEALRDNGYNCGLVGKWHVGTARTAGDFGFDGPDLPGWHNPVDHPDYLAYLAGNGFPPYEISDRIRGTLPNGGPGNLLAARLHQPVEATFEHYLATRAIEMMERYAADVRERDKPFFLALHFFGPHLPYVLPDSYFDLFDPADVPLPRSVAETFHGKPPVQRNYSAHWTFDTMPIETTRKLIAVYWGYVALIDHEIGRVMAAMRRLGLADETAVFFTCDHGEFTGAHRLHDKGPAMYEDIYRTPGIVRVPGRPGGVVRSEFVSLLDCTATILDLAGIDPAPAVDSRSLLPLVSGSDEGGGWDEDIVCEFHGHHFPYPQRMLRTDRYKLVVNPDSVNELYDLDDDPDELVNRYPHPELEPVRTRLMRRLYEILRRRGDNFYHWMTSMYDVGDVEYDPTLSGLDESTYQNTKS from the coding sequence ATGAAACAGCCGAACATCCTGTTCCTGATGACCGACCAGCACCGCGCGGACACGCTCGGCGCGTACGGCAACACCCAGGCCCGCACACCCAACCTCGACGAGCTCGCGAGCACCGGGACCAGGTTCGACCGCTGGTACACCCCGACCGCCATCTGCACGCCCGCCAGAGCGAGCCTGCTCACCGGGAAAGCACCGTTCCGGCACAAGCTGCTCGCCAACTACGAGCGCAACGTCGGCTACATCGAGGATCTCCCGGACGGGCAGTTCACCTTCTCCGAAGCGTTGCGCGACAACGGGTACAACTGCGGGCTGGTCGGCAAGTGGCACGTCGGGACGGCCAGGACCGCGGGCGACTTCGGGTTCGACGGCCCCGACCTGCCGGGGTGGCACAACCCCGTCGACCACCCGGACTACCTCGCCTACCTGGCAGGCAACGGCTTCCCGCCGTACGAGATCAGCGACCGGATCCGCGGCACGCTGCCCAACGGCGGTCCCGGCAACCTGCTCGCCGCCCGGCTCCACCAGCCGGTCGAAGCGACCTTCGAGCACTACCTCGCGACCCGGGCCATCGAGATGATGGAGCGCTACGCCGCGGACGTGCGCGAACGGGACAAGCCGTTCTTCCTCGCCCTGCACTTCTTCGGCCCGCATCTGCCCTACGTCCTCCCCGACTCCTACTTCGACCTGTTCGATCCCGCGGACGTGCCGTTGCCGCGCTCGGTCGCCGAGACCTTCCACGGCAAGCCGCCGGTGCAGCGGAACTACAGCGCGCACTGGACGTTCGACACGATGCCGATCGAGACGACCCGCAAGCTGATCGCGGTCTACTGGGGCTACGTCGCGCTCATCGACCACGAGATCGGCCGGGTCATGGCCGCGATGCGGCGCCTGGGCCTCGCCGACGAGACGGCGGTCTTCTTCACCTGCGACCACGGCGAGTTCACCGGCGCACACCGCCTGCACGACAAGGGTCCCGCCATGTACGAGGACATCTACCGGACACCGGGGATCGTCAGGGTGCCGGGCCGGCCCGGGGGAGTGGTGCGCTCGGAGTTCGTCAGCCTCCTCGACTGCACCGCGACGATCCTCGATCTCGCGGGGATCGACCCCGCGCCCGCGGTGGACTCGCGCAGCCTGCTGCCCCTGGTGTCCGGTTCGGACGAGGGCGGGGGTTGGGACGAGGACATCGTCTGCGAGTTCCACGGCCACCACTTCCCGTACCCGCAACGGATGCTGCGCACCGACCGGTACAAGCTCGTGGTCAACCCGGACTCGGTGAACGAGCTGTACGACCTGGACGACGACCCGGACGAGCTGGTCAACCGCTACCCGCACCCCGAGCTGGAGCCGGTGCGGACGCGGCTGATGCGCAGGCTCTACGAGATCCTGCGCCGGCGCGGCGACAACTTCTACCACTGGATGACATCGATGTACGACGTCGGGGACGTCGAGTACGACCCGACGCTGAGCGGGCTGGACGAGTCGACCTACCAGAACACCAAGTCCTGA
- a CDS encoding family 43 glycosylhydrolase codes for MRSPRAARLLAAVVIVPLLITAPEAAPAVPTATGTYTNPVTEGTVDTFPDPTVIRGGDGDWYAYGTTNPIFNSRGESGEHILPVLRSADMVRWTYAGDVYTAGGRPAWWPAGTRPFAPDIRYVAGSYHLTYGLSGGGVALATAPTPTGPWTDRGLVVTLADGCPTNPIGTIDQAMVTDGDGTHHLYWGSYDTMCVAPMNADATRLAGPTTIVARGRRAEGAFPVRRGDFYYLFFSDGGCCQGAFSGYSVKVGRADNPLGPFVTQDGQSLTDYSSKGGIVAAANGNGFVGPGHNAVQTDLSGQDWLVYHAIPAADPDFPPVDTADGTKPALSKRPMLIDRLDWVDGWPVLRGGAGPSSGPQRAPVTRAAVGSTFNGPARLGGWTPGGDPAARWSLTEEPASGGVLTQSGSPAGTSVLLAPGRIGGDIRAGVRLKLADAGSGGAVGLVISARDPRDSITAWIDRADHALTVSVTDDGATTTRRAALPSTFDHRAWHDLAVEVRGSALTAEVSEDSRGDAQATVSVPLHDSKLQEGRVGVASRGAPAVADNLGAAPLHKPVTTRVPDPLPGAPLPAHSDDFSGTGSPEETDPAWSWIRGGAGSATEGEGRLTWPTQGAELFNGTNTAPVLLRDAPPGDFIVETKLAFDGTKPAQQAGILLYENDDRYFKLVHSVLPVTEGDGAVFHQTEFAKEGERPTTTPPTPVFYGPMFGGPPAAVTWLRLAYHYNSATGAHDVRAGSSTDGVHWTWGGTWSMPRRGPLRIGLVSMNATGATAAFDHLHTFRTANGG; via the coding sequence GTGAGATCCCCGCGCGCGGCCCGCTTGCTGGCGGCTGTCGTCATCGTGCCGCTGCTGATCACCGCACCCGAAGCCGCTCCGGCCGTGCCGACGGCCACCGGCACCTACACCAACCCGGTCACCGAAGGGACCGTCGACACGTTCCCGGATCCGACGGTGATCCGCGGTGGTGACGGCGACTGGTACGCCTACGGCACGACCAACCCCATCTTCAACAGCCGTGGGGAGTCCGGTGAGCACATCCTCCCCGTGCTGAGGTCCGCCGACATGGTCCGCTGGACGTACGCGGGCGACGTCTACACCGCGGGCGGGCGCCCGGCGTGGTGGCCGGCGGGGACCAGGCCGTTCGCGCCCGACATCCGCTACGTCGCGGGCTCCTACCACCTGACCTACGGCCTGTCCGGCGGCGGGGTCGCGCTCGCCACCGCCCCGACGCCCACCGGGCCGTGGACCGACCGCGGCCTGGTCGTCACCCTCGCCGACGGCTGCCCCACCAACCCCATCGGCACGATCGACCAGGCGATGGTGACCGACGGCGACGGCACCCACCACCTGTACTGGGGCAGCTACGACACCATGTGCGTCGCGCCCATGAACGCCGACGCGACCCGGCTGGCCGGCCCCACCACGATCGTCGCCCGCGGCCGCCGAGCGGAGGGCGCTTTCCCGGTGCGGCGCGGGGACTTCTACTACCTGTTCTTCTCCGACGGTGGCTGTTGCCAGGGCGCGTTCAGCGGGTACTCGGTCAAGGTCGGGCGCGCCGACAACCCGCTCGGCCCGTTCGTCACCCAGGACGGCCAGTCGCTGACCGACTACTCGAGCAAGGGCGGCATCGTGGCTGCGGCCAACGGGAACGGGTTCGTCGGCCCCGGCCACAACGCCGTCCAGACCGACCTGTCGGGCCAGGACTGGCTGGTGTACCACGCCATTCCCGCCGCGGACCCGGACTTCCCGCCGGTCGACACCGCCGACGGGACGAAGCCGGCCCTCAGCAAGAGGCCGATGCTGATCGACCGGCTGGACTGGGTCGACGGCTGGCCGGTGCTGCGGGGCGGGGCGGGCCCGTCGAGCGGCCCGCAGCGGGCGCCGGTCACCAGGGCGGCGGTCGGCAGCACCTTCAACGGTCCCGCACGACTCGGGGGCTGGACGCCAGGAGGGGATCCGGCCGCGCGGTGGTCCCTGACCGAGGAACCCGCGTCCGGCGGGGTCCTCACCCAGTCCGGATCGCCCGCCGGGACATCGGTCCTCCTGGCCCCTGGCCGCATCGGTGGCGACATCCGGGCCGGGGTGAGGCTGAAGCTCGCCGATGCGGGTTCCGGCGGCGCGGTCGGTCTCGTCATCTCGGCCCGCGACCCTCGCGACTCCATCACCGCGTGGATCGACCGGGCGGACCACGCGCTGACGGTGTCGGTCACGGATGACGGTGCCACCACGACGAGACGCGCGGCGCTGCCGTCCACCTTCGACCACCGGGCGTGGCACGACCTCGCTGTGGAAGTGCGGGGCTCGGCGCTGACCGCCGAGGTGTCCGAAGACAGTCGGGGTGATGCGCAGGCGACCGTGTCCGTGCCGCTGCACGACTCCAAGCTCCAGGAAGGCAGGGTCGGGGTGGCGTCGAGGGGCGCACCGGCCGTGGCCGACAACCTCGGCGCGGCACCGCTCCACAAGCCTGTCACCACCCGGGTTCCCGACCCGCTCCCCGGAGCTCCGCTGCCCGCCCACTCCGACGACTTCAGTGGAACCGGCAGTCCAGAGGAGACCGACCCCGCGTGGAGCTGGATCCGCGGTGGCGCAGGATCGGCCACCGAGGGCGAGGGCAGGCTCACCTGGCCAACCCAGGGGGCGGAGCTGTTCAACGGCACCAACACGGCTCCGGTCCTGCTGCGCGACGCGCCGCCCGGGGACTTCATCGTCGAGACCAAGCTCGCCTTCGACGGGACGAAACCGGCCCAGCAGGCGGGAATCCTGTTGTACGAGAACGACGACCGCTACTTCAAACTGGTCCACTCCGTCCTGCCGGTCACCGAGGGCGACGGCGCGGTCTTCCACCAGACCGAGTTCGCCAAGGAAGGGGAACGACCGACGACGACGCCGCCCACCCCGGTCTTCTACGGACCGATGTTCGGCGGCCCGCCCGCCGCGGTGACCTGGCTGCGGCTGGCGTACCACTACAACTCCGCCACCGGTGCCCACGACGTTCGCGCGGGGTCCAGCACCGACGGCGTGCACTGGACCTGGGGCGGCACCTGGTCGATGCCGCGCAGGGGCCCGCTCAGGATCGGCCTGGTGTCGATGAACGCGACCGGTGCCACGGCCGCGTTCGACCACCTGCACACATTCCGGACCGCCAACGGCGGCTGA
- a CDS encoding formylglycine-generating enzyme family protein codes for MVTLDGGEFLMGTDDAEGDPADGEGPVRQVRVAPFRLARRVVTNEQFARFAKGTGYRTEAERFGWSYVFAAFLPGALRRVSPRPESAPWWCGVEGACWAAPEGPGSSTRGREDHPVVHVSWNDAAAYCDWTGLRLPTEVEWEYAARGGLVQRRYAWGDELTPGGEHRCNIWQGHFPTRNTAEDGFRGTAPADAYRPNGFGLYNMAGNVWEWCADWWTVERSDAAPQGNRTGPDTMVGKVLRGGSYLCHESYCNRYRVAARTHNTPESTSGNTGFRCARDA; via the coding sequence ATGGTGACGTTGGACGGTGGCGAGTTCCTGATGGGAACCGACGACGCCGAAGGGGATCCCGCCGACGGTGAGGGCCCGGTCCGGCAGGTGCGGGTCGCCCCGTTCCGGCTGGCTCGGCGGGTCGTGACCAACGAGCAGTTCGCCCGGTTCGCGAAGGGCACCGGCTACCGCACCGAGGCCGAGCGGTTCGGCTGGTCGTACGTGTTCGCCGCGTTCCTCCCCGGCGCGCTCCGCCGAGTGTCGCCACGGCCCGAAAGCGCACCGTGGTGGTGCGGTGTCGAGGGCGCGTGCTGGGCGGCACCGGAAGGGCCCGGCAGTTCGACGCGCGGCCGTGAGGACCATCCGGTGGTGCACGTGTCCTGGAACGACGCTGCCGCCTACTGCGACTGGACGGGTCTGCGCCTGCCCACAGAGGTCGAATGGGAATACGCGGCTCGAGGGGGACTGGTGCAACGCCGCTATGCGTGGGGCGACGAGCTCACCCCCGGTGGTGAGCACCGTTGCAACATCTGGCAGGGACATTTTCCCACCAGGAACACCGCCGAGGACGGTTTTCGCGGCACCGCACCGGCCGACGCCTACAGGCCCAACGGTTTCGGGCTCTACAACATGGCCGGCAACGTCTGGGAGTGGTGCGCGGACTGGTGGACCGTCGAGCGTTCCGACGCCGCGCCCCAGGGCAACCGCACGGGCCCGGACACCATGGTCGGCAAGGTGTTGCGCGGCGGGTCCTACCTCTGCCACGAGAGCTACTGCAACCGGTACCGGGTCGCCGCCCGTACGCACAACACGCCCGAGAGCACCAGCGGCAACACCGGTTTCCGCTGTGCTCGCGACGCCTGA
- a CDS encoding SseB family protein, with protein sequence MTSSAPDDRTSAEDAVAAGADADETQSVLQELATSSALLPQAPSADDEEQPEGTVALPVIEQEGQKYIPVFTSEEALEEAGADVSTAIRVPLAELAANWPSEDMWLAVNPASEDGIGLPPDVVRMLPVFAGGLSGADGEA encoded by the coding sequence ATGACATCTTCAGCTCCCGACGATCGCACGTCGGCCGAAGACGCGGTGGCCGCGGGCGCGGACGCGGACGAGACCCAGTCCGTCCTGCAGGAGCTCGCGACCAGTTCCGCCCTGCTGCCGCAAGCCCCGTCCGCGGACGACGAGGAGCAGCCGGAGGGGACGGTCGCGCTGCCTGTCATCGAACAGGAAGGCCAGAAGTACATCCCGGTCTTCACCTCCGAAGAAGCGCTGGAGGAGGCCGGGGCGGACGTCAGTACCGCGATCCGCGTTCCGCTCGCCGAGCTGGCCGCGAACTGGCCGTCGGAGGACATGTGGCTGGCGGTGAACCCGGCCAGCGAGGACGGCATCGGCCTGCCACCGGACGTGGTGCGGATGCTGCCCGTTTTCGCGGGCGGCCTGAGCGGAGCCGACGGCGAGGCCTGA
- the mug gene encoding G/U mismatch-specific DNA glycosylase: protein MSAKPSARELAAADGATVPDVLAPGLRVLFCGINPGLYSAATGHHFARPGNRFWPALHVSGFTPRQFRPDEQECLLDHGLGITNLVARASARADQLGSEELRAGGARLREAVRRTHPAWLAVVGVTAYRTAFDERRAAVGPQQRAIGTTRLWVLPNPSGLNAHYNLERLSEEFARLRNAVEGP, encoded by the coding sequence GTGAGCGCGAAGCCCAGCGCCCGGGAACTGGCGGCAGCCGACGGCGCCACGGTGCCCGACGTGCTCGCGCCGGGGCTGCGGGTGCTGTTCTGCGGCATCAACCCCGGCCTGTACTCGGCGGCCACCGGCCACCACTTCGCCCGACCCGGCAACCGGTTCTGGCCCGCCCTGCACGTTTCCGGCTTCACACCACGGCAATTCCGCCCGGACGAGCAGGAATGCCTGCTCGACCACGGGCTCGGCATCACCAATCTCGTCGCCCGCGCCAGCGCCCGCGCCGACCAGCTCGGCAGCGAGGAACTGCGCGCCGGCGGAGCGCGGCTGCGGGAGGCGGTGCGCCGAACGCACCCTGCCTGGTTGGCGGTCGTCGGCGTCACCGCCTACCGCACCGCCTTCGACGAGCGCCGCGCCGCGGTCGGCCCCCAGCAACGCGCGATAGGTACTACCCGGCTGTGGGTCCTGCCGAACCCGAGCGGGCTCAACGCGCACTACAACCTCGAGCGGCTGTCCGAGGAGTTCGCCCGGCTACGCAACGCCGTGGAAGGTCCGTAG
- a CDS encoding YceI family protein — protein MRTFRAGVGAAVGHDLTIVATRWRGRAEVDPSDLAACSVRVRVDVDGLEVRSGEGGAKPLTDSDKRSIEGSIRGLLAAERHPEIEFASTGVAEEGDALAVSGTLSIVGVARPVRLVCHRDGNRVRGAAEVVQSEWGIRPYSAFFGALRVKDEVTVEFDVALSD, from the coding sequence GTGCGGACGTTCCGCGCGGGCGTGGGTGCGGCGGTCGGTCACGACCTCACGATCGTCGCCACCCGGTGGCGAGGTCGCGCCGAGGTTGATCCGTCGGATCTCGCCGCCTGCTCCGTGCGCGTGCGCGTCGATGTCGACGGGCTAGAAGTGCGTAGCGGCGAAGGGGGAGCGAAGCCGCTCACCGACTCGGACAAGCGCAGCATCGAAGGCAGCATCCGCGGCCTGCTCGCGGCCGAGCGTCATCCGGAAATCGAGTTCGCCTCCACCGGTGTGGCTGAGGAAGGCGACGCGCTCGCCGTGTCCGGGACGCTGTCCATAGTGGGCGTGGCGCGGCCGGTTCGGCTCGTGTGCCACCGTGACGGCAACCGCGTCCGGGGAGCGGCGGAAGTCGTCCAGAGCGAGTGGGGGATCAGGCCCTACTCCGCGTTTTTCGGCGCGCTGCGGGTGAAGGACGAGGTCACCGTCGAGTTCGATGTCGCGCTGAGCGACTAG
- a CDS encoding tetratricopeptide repeat protein, which produces MTDDTLLDADRIALPLPPDPLSPVPEEVERELARYRAGGAAEAKAMLTTIAGAGRTATAGHAAMALAGIELDENGLGDSCRRWLKQVAAGEDPWLGPLAAVMLAPDIEPFMSQDSDPLPRGLAAQLTGDVDTARKGFEQAAVVHNDTETGDLASLLLGNLLLQSGEPAAALEPLRYAREMSGGVFAGYAGYLEGHVLIGQDQKNRAGQVLQHAHRESHPARSGSEGLHPWVAVRFGELLAGDTFALDLVYDQMEESGVSEGEVVREPFESALDRKEVSRPALVDVGFHLFPYTAEFGPVHAGLERLKTWSGERYERGRRLVLALHTYVEDSRNEQCSRGLAELREKLDLPRPR; this is translated from the coding sequence ATGACCGATGACACCCTCTTGGACGCCGATCGAATCGCGCTTCCGCTGCCTCCTGATCCGCTGAGCCCGGTGCCGGAGGAGGTCGAGCGCGAGCTGGCGCGGTACAGGGCGGGTGGTGCGGCGGAGGCGAAGGCGATGCTGACCACGATCGCCGGTGCGGGACGAACCGCCACGGCCGGGCACGCGGCCATGGCGCTGGCGGGCATCGAACTCGACGAGAACGGGCTCGGCGACTCCTGCCGGAGATGGCTGAAGCAGGTGGCCGCGGGAGAGGACCCGTGGCTGGGTCCGTTGGCGGCGGTGATGCTCGCCCCGGACATCGAGCCGTTCATGTCCCAGGACTCCGACCCGCTCCCGCGCGGCCTCGCGGCGCAACTCACCGGCGACGTGGACACGGCCCGCAAGGGGTTCGAGCAGGCCGCCGTCGTCCACAACGACACGGAGACCGGGGACCTGGCCAGTCTGCTGCTCGGCAACCTCCTGCTCCAGAGCGGCGAACCGGCCGCGGCGCTCGAGCCGCTGAGGTACGCGCGTGAGATGTCCGGCGGCGTGTTCGCGGGCTATGCGGGTTACCTCGAAGGGCACGTGCTCATCGGGCAGGACCAGAAGAACCGGGCGGGCCAGGTGCTCCAGCACGCGCACCGGGAGTCCCATCCGGCCAGGAGTGGGAGTGAGGGCCTGCACCCGTGGGTCGCCGTCAGGTTCGGAGAGCTGCTGGCAGGTGACACGTTCGCGCTGGACCTCGTCTACGACCAGATGGAGGAAAGCGGGGTGAGCGAGGGCGAGGTGGTGCGGGAGCCCTTCGAGTCCGCCCTGGACCGCAAGGAGGTCAGCCGCCCCGCGCTCGTCGACGTCGGTTTCCACCTGTTCCCCTACACCGCGGAATTCGGACCGGTGCACGCGGGACTGGAACGCCTGAAGACCTGGAGCGGCGAGCGGTACGAGCGCGGCCGCAGGCTCGTGCTCGCGCTCCACACCTACGTCGAGGACAGCCGCAACGAGCAATGCTCACGGGGGTTGGCGGAGCTGCGGGAGAAGCTCGACCTTCCCCGGCCCCGCTGA